One genomic region from Drosophila subpulchrella strain 33 F10 #4 breed RU33 chromosome 2R, RU_Dsub_v1.1 Primary Assembly, whole genome shotgun sequence encodes:
- the LOC119549534 gene encoding uncharacterized protein LOC119549534 isoform X1 — translation MKKLLVLCFILLFGFTMGSTQGHHAEMCFPQMNRQDLFDLAVTSGVKVLIRQVELFNEDLPISSSMMVQITSMFSKFILSGKSIKFILRLIYVACKLNKPTPTESKKEQARKVETAYLCLLELGAEKCYSYKDRDEGDFSVEIP, via the exons ATG AAGAAGCTCTTGGTcttatgttttattttgctcTTTGGCTTTACCATGGGGTCGACTCAGGGTCACCATGCTGAAATGTGTTTTCCACAAATGAACAGGCAAGATCTGTTCGACTTAGCCGTGACCTCTGGCGTCAAGGTTCTGATTCGCCAGGTGGAACTGTTTAACGAGGACTTGCCGATCTCTTCAAGTATGATGGTTCAAATCACGTCCATGTTCTCCAAGTTTATTTTGTCCGGGAAGAGCATTAAGTTCATCCTCAGGCTGATTTATGTGGCATGCAAGCTGAACAAACCCACGCCAACTGAATCTAAGAAAGAACAAGCTCGAAAAGTCGAAACAGCCTACCTATGCTTGCTGGAGTTGGGTGCAGAAAAGTGCTATTCATATAAGGACAGGGATGAAGGCGACTTTTCTGTAGAGATTCCATGA
- the LOC119549534 gene encoding uncharacterized protein LOC119549534 isoform X2: MKLLVLCFILLFGFTMGSTQGHHAEMCFPQMNRQDLFDLAVTSGVKVLIRQVELFNEDLPISSSMMVQITSMFSKFILSGKSIKFILRLIYVACKLNKPTPTESKKEQARKVETAYLCLLELGAEKCYSYKDRDEGDFSVEIP, translated from the exons ATG AAGCTCTTGGTcttatgttttattttgctcTTTGGCTTTACCATGGGGTCGACTCAGGGTCACCATGCTGAAATGTGTTTTCCACAAATGAACAGGCAAGATCTGTTCGACTTAGCCGTGACCTCTGGCGTCAAGGTTCTGATTCGCCAGGTGGAACTGTTTAACGAGGACTTGCCGATCTCTTCAAGTATGATGGTTCAAATCACGTCCATGTTCTCCAAGTTTATTTTGTCCGGGAAGAGCATTAAGTTCATCCTCAGGCTGATTTATGTGGCATGCAAGCTGAACAAACCCACGCCAACTGAATCTAAGAAAGAACAAGCTCGAAAAGTCGAAACAGCCTACCTATGCTTGCTGGAGTTGGGTGCAGAAAAGTGCTATTCATATAAGGACAGGGATGAAGGCGACTTTTCTGTAGAGATTCCATGA